The genomic region AGCAGCAGGCCCCCGGCGATGGCACCCGCGAAGCTGCCCATCCCGCCGAGGATCACCACGACGAAGCTCTTCAGGCTGATGAGCCCGCCGACCGACGCCTGGGCGGAGTAGATGGAGGCCAGCAGCATCCCCGACAGGGCGGCCAGCGTGCAGCCCAGCGCGAAGGTGGCGGCATAGACGTGGCCGGTGCGGATGCCGGCCAGGCTGGCCGCCATCGGGTCCTGGAAGGTGGCGCGCATCGCCGCCCCCAGCCGGGTCCGGCGGATCAGCAGATGGGCGCCGACGATCAGCGCGATGCCCACCGCCACGGCCAGCAGGCGCAGCTTGGTCACCGCGATCGGGCCGAAGAACAGCGGCCCTTCGGCCACCGCGCCGGCCACCTTCATGGGCGCCGGGCCGACCAGCAGGAGCGTGCCGTTGACCAGGAAGATCGACAGGCCGATGGTCAGCAGGATGCCCGGCTCCTCACCCTGGCCGCGCACCCGCTCGATCAGGAAACGGTCGACCAGCCAGCCGACGGCGGCCATGAAGGCGGCGACCACGATCAGGCCGCTGAAGAAATCGAGACCCAGGTAATTGGTGACGAACCAGCCGCTGACCCCGCCCAGCATGTAGAACTCGCCATGGGCGAAGTTGACCACGCGCATCAGGCCGAAGATCAGCGTCAGACCGAGGGCGGAGAGCGCGTAGAACACGCCCATCACCAGCCCGTTGGCCAGGAACTGCGGAAAGAGATCCATGACGTTCTCACAAAAGCAGGCCCGCACAAACGGTGCGTTGGATCGGTGCGCGCCGCGGGGACGGTGCCGTCACGGCAGCCCCGCGGCGCGTCCGCCGGTCAGTGCGGCGCGTCCACCGGGGTGGAGGCGATCACCTTCGGTTCGCCCTTCTCGATCCGCACCAGCACCGCGTCGAAGCCGTAGGCCTGGCCCTTGTCGGTGAACTTGTAGACGCCGTTCGGCGCCTCGTAGCTGGTCTTGGCGAGCGCTGCCCGGATGGCCTCGGCGTCGGTGCCGCCGGCTCGCGCGATGGCCTGCCCGGCGATGTTCAGCGCGTTGTAGCCGGCGGCGCCGTACTTGCCGGGCTTGATGCCGTACTTCGCCTGATATTTCTGGACGAAGGTCTGGTTGCGCGGGGTGTCCATGCTGGAGGCGTAGGGGACGGCGGCGTGGATGCCTTCCGCGGCCTCGCCGGTCAGGTTGATGAAGTCGGCGGTGGCCCAGGAGCCGACGCCGAACACCTTGGTGTCCAGCCCCATCTCGCGGATCTGCTTGACCAGGATGGAACCGTCCTGCGTCTCCGCGGCGACGAACACGCCGTCCGGCTTGGCGGCGCGCAGCTTGGTCAGCAGCGTGAAGAAGTCGGTGGCGCCGTGGTCGAAATACTCGGTCAGCACCGTCTTGACGCCCAGCGCCGTCAGGTCGCGGGAGAATTCCTCAACCCCGCCGCGGCCCCAGTCGTCGTTGACGCCGATGTAGGCGACCTTGGTCAGCTTCAGGTCGTTGGCGAGGATCTTGGCGAAGGCTTCCGCCATCAGCGCGTCCGTCTCGGCGGCGCGGAAGAAATAGGGGTTGCCCTGTTCCGTCAGGCTGGCCTTCGACGACACGCCGGTGATCAGCGGCAGCTTGTACTTCTGGGCCACTGGCATGATCGCCGCGGTGGCGGAGCTGCAGAAGGCGCCGACCAGCGTGACGACCTTGTCCTTCTGCACCAGCTTTTCGACGGCGTTGACCGAGTTGGCCGGGGTGCACTGGCCGTCCTCGACGATCAGTTCGATCTTCTTGCCGAGGACGCCCCCCGCGGCGTTCATCTCCTCGACGGCGAGCCGGGCGCCTTCCACCACGGACTTGCCGTTGTAGGCGACCGATCCGGTCAGCGGCTGGACCAGCCCGATCCTGACCGTGTCCTGCGCCTGCGCCGGAACCGACGCGGCGATGCCGGTCAACAGCAGGCCGCCCAGTACCACGTTTCTCATCTCTCCCTCCGCGTTCGACGGTGATGTCGCGATGACGGCGAATGACGATTCCCTGTCGGCGCCCCGCCGCTCTCGGCGTGGGCGCGTCGGCCCGTTGCGGGAACGCGTGCCGTCCGATGCGGCAACCGTTCCCGTGTTTTATTATACGGCCAATTAATTATCCAGGGATGCTAACGGTCGCGTCGCGGCGCTGTCAATCGCTTTTCCGACGAAGACGGTTGGGGATTTTTCCGGCTGTGCTTTGGCGCCGTGTTCGGCGCGCTCCTCAGCGGAGCGCGTCGAGCGTGTCGGCGTTGGGGCAGAGCAGCGCGTGCTCCGGCTGCGTGCAGCCCTCGGCCAACAGATGGCGGCAGGTGCGGGCGCTGCGGCAGAGCGCGCAGACGCGCTGCAGGTCGTTCAACAGGTCGGGGCGGTCCTGTTCCACCACCGCGCCGTTGACGCCGTGCAGAGCCATCGCGGCGGGGAGAAGTGCGGTGACATGGCCGGCGCGCAGCACGGCCGGGGCGGTCAGGTCGGTCAGGCCGGCGTCGGCCAGCACGCGGTCGCGGTCGTGCGGCGCCAGTGCCTGGAGCGCGTCCAGGGACCGCGCGCCGCGCCAGCCGCGCAGGAGTTTCGCGCACAGGCCCTCATGCGGCGCGGGGGCGGGGGTGGTCATGGGAGTCTCCGAAGCGGGTTATTAATCGTTCGATTAATATTCGCCATCGGAGTGCCCGGCGCCTTGATGTGGATCAGCCGCGCCCAGCTTTTGTCACGGGGACGGCCGCGTTCCGACGCAGCGCACGGCGTAGCGCCGGAAGCCGAAGCCGGACTCGCCCTCGCACCGCTCGACCACGAAGGCCGCGCGCCGTGTGACGACGCGGCTTCCCGTGGCGAGCGGGGTGTCGTGCGCCAGTTCCAGCATCATTTGCTGCTGGCGCCGCGGGTGCGACAGCAGCAGGGCGCGGGCCTTGCCCAGCCGCCGCCCCTCGGCGTCGCGGCAGCGGGCCGGAACCTCGAACATCCAGAAGGCGAGCGCGGCTTCGGACATGGGCGGAGTCCTCGTGGGGTGGAGAGGTGTTCGGGTGCCGACGGTGCCCCCACCCCGGCCCTCCCCCGCTTCGCAGGGGAGGGAGATTTCTGCGAAGCGGCGGCAGTCCCCTCCCCTGCGAGAGCGGGGGAGGGTTAGGGTGGGGGCACCGTTTCCTTTACGCCGCCACCGGAATCGGCTTCGGCAGCAGCGGGCTGTCCACCTCCTGCACCACGCCGTCGCGCAGCGAGAAGGCCGGGACGATCATCTCCGGCGCGGTCACCCGCTCGCCGCTGTTGTCGCTGAGCTGCCAGCGGCCCGCCTTGACCTCCAGCACCGCCACGTCGGCGGCCATGCCCGGTGTCAGCGCACCGATCTCGTCGGCCATGCCCAGCATGGCGGCGGGGTTGCTGGTCACCGTCTTCAGGACGTCGCCCAGCGCCATGCCGAGAGTCAGCAGCTCGGTCATCGCGTGGGTCAGGCTGAAGGGGGCGACGCCGTAGAAGGGGTTGGCCTCGCGGTCGCCGCCGGCGCCCGCCGTCGGAGCCTTCACGTTGTAGCCGTGCAGGTCGGCGCCCAGCGTGTAAGGCAGGATGCCCGCCGCCAGCGTCCGCCGCGCCATCTCGAAGCTGAAGTGAGAGCCGTGGCCGACGTCCACGGTCAGGCCGCGCTCCAGCGCCTTGTAAATGACCGGGTGCACCTCGCCGGTGCGGGTGGAGATGAAGCCGCCGGGGTGGCGGGTGAAGGGATGGGCCAGGATGTCGCGCGAATCCAGCAGCGGGACCAGCTCCTCCACCAGCATGTCGGGATCGACGGCTTCGCCGCCCTCGACCTCCGGCCAGAGCTGGCCGAGATGGACGTAGAGCGGCACGCCGATGCCGTCGGCGATGCGCTTGGCCTGCTTGATGACGTCGAGGCCCCAGCGCGAGGCGCCGCCGACCTCCGCGTGGGCCTTGATGCCCTTCACGATGTCGCGGTTCTCGCGCCCGACGCGGATGGTGGCGTCCACATCGACGCAATCCGGGCGGTAGAGCTGCGGGTAATAGTGGCCCTCCAGCCCGCCGACCAGATAGGCCGACAGGAAGCACAGCGTGCGCGAGCGCGCCGGCTCGGCGATGAAGCGGCGGAAGGCCGGCAAGGTCATCAGGCTCGGCCCGCCTTGATCGACCAGCGTCGACACGCCGGACCGCACACCCACCATGTCCGGGTTCAGCCCGAAGCGCCCGGTGACCTTTTCGAAGACGTGCGCGTGGGTGTCGATCAGGCCCGGCGTCACGAGCTTTCCGGAGACATCAAGGATGGTGTCGGCGGCATCGTCGGGCAGCCGTTCCGCCACCGCCGCGATGCGGCCCTTCGCGACCGCCAGATCGCCGACCAGATCCAGCCCGTTGGCCGGATCGAGAATCCGTCCGCCGCGGAGCACGAGGTCGAACGTGTGCGTCTCTGACATAACCCACCTTCTTGCGCTGATTTTTATCTGCCCGTCCTTTCAGCAAGCATCATGCCAGGGCGGGTCGGAGTCGCCGGGGCGCACAAAACTTCAGCATACTGACGAATGACCGTCCGTTGGGCATTTGGTGGTCAAAATACGCACAATACGGCATACCACGGCATGCGCCCGCCGCCCGTCGGTGCCCGATTTTCCGCAGTATGCTGATGATTCACGGCGCGGCGGCACGGCGTGGCACCCTGCCACCAATTTGTGCACGAACACAGAAGCCGAGGCGGAAATCAGGGGTTTCCAGGGGCTCCGGGGTCGGTCCTCCGTCGCCGCGCCGGGGCATGCACGGGCTCTTCACGAGCATTCTCATATCGTCAGTATACTGATGAATGCCCGCGCAGCAGGCAGAGGTTGCGCAGGAATGAAGCGGAAGGCCGGCCCGCTTGGAAGTCACGATTGTTTGTTGTTTCTCAAGAGGATGGCGACCGTTTTCCGGCAGCCGCGTGGCCCCTCCATCCATCCGCTTGCCCAACATTAGGGCGGTTTTCAGCCCTGGCGCCACGCCGCGCCCGTCCTCCCGCCAAACCGAAATGCGCAGTGTTCTGCCGGTTGGCACGGCGTTCGCAAAGGGATGGGAAACCAACGGAAAAAGTCGGATATCCATAAAAATGAGAGGGTTTCTGCAGATGTGGCGGGGCATCCCGTGACCGGGCTGGGGATCGCGTCGGTGCCGCAGCTTCCCATCCTCGGCGGCGGGCTGCTGCTGGCCGGCGGTTTCGCCGGGCTGGCGGCCGGCATGATGGGGGTGGGCGGCGGCATCGTGATCGTGCCGGTGCTCTATCACCTGTTCACCGTGCTGGGCGTGGACGAGGCCGTGCGCATGCACGTCGCGGTCGGCACCTCGCTGGCCACCATCATCGCCACCTCGCTCACCTCCCTGCGCGCCCATCGGCGGCGCGGCGCCGTGGACGGCGACCTGCTGCGCGCCTGGGGGCCGGCGATCTTCCTCGGCGTGCTGGCGGGAACGGCGGTGGCCGGCGTGGTGCGCGGCCCGGTGCTGACGGCGGTGTTCGCCGGGATGGCGGTCCTGGTCACGCTGCACATGCTGTTCGGCAAGCCCGAGTGGCGCATCGCCGACGGGCTGCCGAGCGGCGCGCCGCGCCAGGGGCTGGCCGGCGGCATCGGCATGATGTCGGCGATGATGGGCATCGGCGGCGGCACGCTCAGCGTCCCCATCCTGACCCTGTTCGGCTACCCGATCCACCGCGCGGTCGGCACGGCGGCGGCGCTGGGCTTCATCATTGGTGTGCCGGGAACGGTGGGCTTCGTGCTGACCGGCTGGAACGTGCCGGGCCGCCCGGATTTCAGCCTGGGCTACGTCAACCTGCTGGGGCTTGCGCTGATCCTGCCGGCCTCCATGGCGATGGCGCCGCTCGGCGCGCGGCTCGCCCACAGCCTCGACACCCGCGTCCTGCGCCGCGTCTTCGCCCTGTTCCTCGGGCTGACCGCGGTGCGGATGATCCACGGCCTTCTTCCCTGAGGTTCCCATGCTGAACACGCCGCGCAGCCGCCGGGGAATGGTCACCTCCCCGCATCATCTCGCCAGCCAGGCCGGCCTCCAGATCCTGCGCGACGGCGGCACCGCCGTCGAGGCGGCGGTTGCGGTCGCCGCGGCGCTGGCCGTCGTCTACCCGCACATGACCGGCATCGGCGGCGACGGCTTCTGGCTGATCGCCGAGCCGGGGCGCGACCCCGTCGCCATCGACGCCTGTGGCGGGGCGGGCAAGGCCGTCTCGCTCGACCTCTACCGGCGCCACGGCCACGCCACCGTGCCCTGGCGTGGGCCGCTGGCGGCCAACACGGTCGCCGGCACCATCGACGGCTGGCGCGAGGCGCTGGCGGTCAGCGCCGGCTGGGCCGAGCCGCTGCCGCTCGCCCGCATCCTGGAGGAGGCGATCGCCCATGCCGAGCAGGGCATCCCGGTCACCGTCAGCCAGGAAGGGCTGACCCGCCAGAAGCTGCACGAGCTGAAGGATGTCCCTGGCTTCAAGGACACCTTCCTGCCGGGCGGCGCCGTGCCGCTCGAAGGCTCGACGCTGAAGCAGCCGGCGCTCGCCGCCACGCTGCGCCGGCTGGCGGCGGAGGGGCTGGACAGCTTCTACCGCGGGCCGCTCGCCGCCTCCATCGCGGCGGATCTGCAGCGCGCCGGCGCGCCGGTGGACGCGGCGGATCTCGCGGCCCACGCGGCGCACTGCCGCCCGGCCCTGTCGGTCGGCGTGCGCGGGGCGCGGCTGTTCAACCACCCGCCGCCGACGCAGGGTCTGGCCTCGCTGATGATCCTCGCTTTGTTCGACCGGCTGGGGGTGACGGAGGGCGAAGGGTTCGACCACATCCACGGTCTGATCGAGGCGACCAAGCAGGCCTTCCTGGTCCGCGACCGCGAGGTCGGCGACCCGGCCTACATGGGACGTGAGGCGCAGAGCTTCCTCGACGACGCGGTGCTGGACGGGCTGGCGGCGAACATCGACCGCGCCCGCGCGCTGCCCTGGCCGCATGTCGCCAAGCCCGGCGACACGGTGTGGCTGGGCGTGATCGACGGGCAGGGCCGCGCCGTCAGCATGATCCAGAGCGTCTATTTCGAATTCGGCTCCGGCCTCGTCCTGCCGGAGACCGGCATCACCTGGCAGAACCGCGGCGCCTCCTTCCGTCTGGCGGAGGATGGCTGGAACGCGCTGGCGCCGGGGCGCAAGCCCTTCCACACGCTGAACCCGGCGATGGCCCGCTTCGACGACGGGCGCAGCATGGTCTACGGCACCATGGGCGGGGAGGGGCAGCCGCAGACGCAGGCCGCCGTCTTCTCCCGCTACGCGATGTTCGGGCAGGGCCTGCAGGCCGCCGTCACGGCGCCGCGTTGGCTGCTCGGCCGCACCTGGGGCGAGGACAGCGTGACGCTGAAGCTGGAAAGCCGCTTCGACCCCGCCCTGGTCGCCGCCCTGCGCGACGCCGGGCACGAGGTCGAGCTGCTCGATCCGTACACGAGCACCATGGGGCATGCGGGCGCCATCGTCCGCCATGCCGACGGAACGCTGGAGGGGGCGACCGATCCCCGCAGCGACGGCGCGGTCGCCGCCTGGTGAGTGCCACCGGGTGACCACCGCCAACTGACGGTTCAAATCAAAAAGAGGGGGCTAGACGACATGCGGACGATGAAGACCACGGCGTTGCTGCTGAGCGCCGCGCTGCTGGCGCCGGGCGTGGCCTTTGCGCAGGAGACGATCAAGATCGGCGTGACCCAGCCGCTGACCGGCGCGGTCGCCGCGTCAGGCAACTACGTCGCCAACGGCGCGCGGGTGGCGGAGGAGGTCGTGAACGCCAACGGCGGCGTTCTCGGCAAGAAGATCCAGCTGATCATCGAGGACAACAAGAGCAACCCGAAGGAGGCCGTCGCCTCCGCCGAGAAGCTGATCGTGCGCGACAAGGTCCCGGTGCTGATGGGCGCCTGGAGCTCCACCTTCACCCTGGCGGTGATGCCGAAGCTGGTGGAGTACGGCGTGCCGATGGTGGTGGAGACCTCCTCCTCGACCAAGATCACCACCTCGGGCAACCCGTGGGTCTTCCGCATCGCCCCGACCTCCGCCATGGAGGCCAAGTCCTTCGCGGAGAAGCTGGACCACTTCCAGCCGGCCATCCAGAAGGCTGATTTCCTGGCAGTGAACAACGACTTCGGCCGCGGCTCGGCCGACGAGTTCCGCAAGATGCTCCAGGCCAAGGGCGTCAAGATCGGCGTCACCGAGACGATGGCGCCGGAGGCCACCGACCTGTCGGCCCAGCTCTCCAGCATCAAGCAGTCGGGCGGCGACACGCTGTTCGTCACCACCGGCGTCGAGCAGATCACCCTGATCCTGAAGCAGGCGGCCGAGTTGCGCCTGCCGCACCGGGTCATCACCAACGGCGGTTCCTCCTCCCCCGACCAGCTCATCGCGCAGGCGGGTGCCGCGGCGGACGGCGGCTATTTCACGCTGTTCTTCGCCCCCTGGTTCCCGGAGAAGGCCGTCCACCCGACGGTCGCCAAGACCTTCGTCGATGGCTGGAACAAGAAGGGCTACGACTTCGCCGGCCTGACCGAGGGCTACCGCGGCTATGACGGCATCATGACCATCGTGGAAGCCATCAAGAAAGCCGGCAAGGCCGAGCCGCAGGCCATCCGCGACGCGCTGTGGACCGTCAAGCTGGACGGCGTGAACGGCGACATCGCCTTCAAGAAGGACGGCCCGGAGGGCAAGGAGAGCGGCCAGAACGAGGCCAACGTCTACGTCGTCCAGGTGAAGGACGGCAAGGTGACGATGCCGTAACCGGCTTCACCGCCCTCTCCCCTCTGGGGAGAGGGAGGGGACCCGCGCCGCTGGCGCGGGGAGGGTGAGGGGGATGTCCGTGGCGGCGCGTCCGGCACAAGCGCAACCCCCTCACCCTGACCCTCTCCCCAGAGGGGAGAGGGGAAACCGAGGGATGGAGACACGCGGTGGAAGCGCATCTGCAGCATCTTTTGAACGCCGTGGTCCTGGGGGGGACCTACGCGCTGCTGGGAATCGGCCTGACGCTGATCTTCGGCATCATGCGCGTGGTCAACTTCACCCATGGCGAGCTTTACACCTTCGGCGCCTACATGGCCTACATGTTGGCCGGGATGATGGGGCTGAACTTCTTCATGTCCCTGGCGATGGCCGCTGTGCTGGGCATGGCGCTGGGCGCGCTGATCGAATTCACGCTGCTGCGCCCGCTGAAGGGCGCCGACATCGACACCACCATGCTGGTGATGATCGGCGCCGGCATCGCCATGCAGGCCGGCGAGCAACTGGTCTGGGGCGGTGTCGCGAAGTCCGTGCCCAGCCCCTTCCCGACCGAGCCGGTGGTGCTGGGGTCGGTGTCGGTGGGCATGAACCGGCTGTTCGTCCTGGGCGTGGCGCTGCTGCTGCTGGGCGGCTTCTACCTGCTCATCAACCGGACCAAGCTGGGTGTCGCCATGCGCGCCACCTTCCAGGACCCGGACACGGCGGCGCTGATGGGCGTCAACCGCGGGCTGATGTACACGCTGACCTTCGCGCTCGGCTCCGGCCTCGCCGCCACGGCGGGGGCGCTGCTCGGCCCGATCTTCGTGGTCACGCCGACCATGGGCGATCTGGTGGCGCTGAAGGCCTT from Azospirillum baldaniorum harbors:
- a CDS encoding branched-chain amino acid ABC transporter permease is translated as MDLFPQFLANGLVMGVFYALSALGLTLIFGLMRVVNFAHGEFYMLGGVSGWFVTNYLGLDFFSGLIVVAAFMAAVGWLVDRFLIERVRGQGEEPGILLTIGLSIFLVNGTLLLVGPAPMKVAGAVAEGPLFFGPIAVTKLRLLAVAVGIALIVGAHLLIRRTRLGAAMRATFQDPMAASLAGIRTGHVYAATFALGCTLAALSGMLLASIYSAQASVGGLISLKSFVVVILGGMGSFAGAIAGGLLLGVAEAMWGGYVSMGMVDVIGFVLVILILLFRPQGLFSIRTERA
- a CDS encoding ABC transporter substrate-binding protein; translation: MRNVVLGGLLLTGIAASVPAQAQDTVRIGLVQPLTGSVAYNGKSVVEGARLAVEEMNAAGGVLGKKIELIVEDGQCTPANSVNAVEKLVQKDKVVTLVGAFCSSATAAIMPVAQKYKLPLITGVSSKASLTEQGNPYFFRAAETDALMAEAFAKILANDLKLTKVAYIGVNDDWGRGGVEEFSRDLTALGVKTVLTEYFDHGATDFFTLLTKLRAAKPDGVFVAAETQDGSILVKQIREMGLDTKVFGVGSWATADFINLTGEAAEGIHAAVPYASSMDTPRNQTFVQKYQAKYGIKPGKYGAAGYNALNIAGQAIARAGGTDAEAIRAALAKTSYEAPNGVYKFTDKGQAYGFDAVLVRIEKGEPKVIASTPVDAPH
- a CDS encoding amidohydrolase/deacetylase family metallohydrolase codes for the protein MSETHTFDLVLRGGRILDPANGLDLVGDLAVAKGRIAAVAERLPDDAADTILDVSGKLVTPGLIDTHAHVFEKVTGRFGLNPDMVGVRSGVSTLVDQGGPSLMTLPAFRRFIAEPARSRTLCFLSAYLVGGLEGHYYPQLYRPDCVDVDATIRVGRENRDIVKGIKAHAEVGGASRWGLDVIKQAKRIADGIGVPLYVHLGQLWPEVEGGEAVDPDMLVEELVPLLDSRDILAHPFTRHPGGFISTRTGEVHPVIYKALERGLTVDVGHGSHFSFEMARRTLAAGILPYTLGADLHGYNVKAPTAGAGGDREANPFYGVAPFSLTHAMTELLTLGMALGDVLKTVTSNPAAMLGMADEIGALTPGMAADVAVLEVKAGRWQLSDNSGERVTAPEMIVPAFSLRDGVVQEVDSPLLPKPIPVAA
- a CDS encoding sulfite exporter TauE/SafE family protein, whose protein sequence is MAGHPVTGLGIASVPQLPILGGGLLLAGGFAGLAAGMMGVGGGIVIVPVLYHLFTVLGVDEAVRMHVAVGTSLATIIATSLTSLRAHRRRGAVDGDLLRAWGPAIFLGVLAGTAVAGVVRGPVLTAVFAGMAVLVTLHMLFGKPEWRIADGLPSGAPRQGLAGGIGMMSAMMGIGGGTLSVPILTLFGYPIHRAVGTAAALGFIIGVPGTVGFVLTGWNVPGRPDFSLGYVNLLGLALILPASMAMAPLGARLAHSLDTRVLRRVFALFLGLTAVRMIHGLLP
- a CDS encoding gamma-glutamyltransferase family protein — protein: MLNTPRSRRGMVTSPHHLASQAGLQILRDGGTAVEAAVAVAAALAVVYPHMTGIGGDGFWLIAEPGRDPVAIDACGGAGKAVSLDLYRRHGHATVPWRGPLAANTVAGTIDGWREALAVSAGWAEPLPLARILEEAIAHAEQGIPVTVSQEGLTRQKLHELKDVPGFKDTFLPGGAVPLEGSTLKQPALAATLRRLAAEGLDSFYRGPLAASIAADLQRAGAPVDAADLAAHAAHCRPALSVGVRGARLFNHPPPTQGLASLMILALFDRLGVTEGEGFDHIHGLIEATKQAFLVRDREVGDPAYMGREAQSFLDDAVLDGLAANIDRARALPWPHVAKPGDTVWLGVIDGQGRAVSMIQSVYFEFGSGLVLPETGITWQNRGASFRLAEDGWNALAPGRKPFHTLNPAMARFDDGRSMVYGTMGGEGQPQTQAAVFSRYAMFGQGLQAAVTAPRWLLGRTWGEDSVTLKLESRFDPALVAALRDAGHEVELLDPYTSTMGHAGAIVRHADGTLEGATDPRSDGAVAAW
- a CDS encoding ABC transporter substrate-binding protein, encoding MRTMKTTALLLSAALLAPGVAFAQETIKIGVTQPLTGAVAASGNYVANGARVAEEVVNANGGVLGKKIQLIIEDNKSNPKEAVASAEKLIVRDKVPVLMGAWSSTFTLAVMPKLVEYGVPMVVETSSSTKITTSGNPWVFRIAPTSAMEAKSFAEKLDHFQPAIQKADFLAVNNDFGRGSADEFRKMLQAKGVKIGVTETMAPEATDLSAQLSSIKQSGGDTLFVTTGVEQITLILKQAAELRLPHRVITNGGSSSPDQLIAQAGAAADGGYFTLFFAPWFPEKAVHPTVAKTFVDGWNKKGYDFAGLTEGYRGYDGIMTIVEAIKKAGKAEPQAIRDALWTVKLDGVNGDIAFKKDGPEGKESGQNEANVYVVQVKDGKVTMP
- a CDS encoding branched-chain amino acid ABC transporter permease gives rise to the protein MEAHLQHLLNAVVLGGTYALLGIGLTLIFGIMRVVNFTHGELYTFGAYMAYMLAGMMGLNFFMSLAMAAVLGMALGALIEFTLLRPLKGADIDTTMLVMIGAGIAMQAGEQLVWGGVAKSVPSPFPTEPVVLGSVSVGMNRLFVLGVALLLLGGFYLLINRTKLGVAMRATFQDPDTAALMGVNRGLMYTLTFALGSGLAATAGALLGPIFVVTPTMGDLVALKAFAIVILGGLGNIPGATIGGFVLALAEEFGAGYLSSGYRDAMGFLLIIAVLIVRPQGLFAMKERIG